In Pectobacterium aroidearum, the following are encoded in one genomic region:
- the rpmE gene encoding 50S ribosomal protein L31, with protein sequence MKKGIHPNYSAVTVTCSCGNVIKTHSTVGRDLNLDVCGECHPFYTGKQRDVATGGRVDRFNKRFSVPGTKK encoded by the coding sequence ATGAAAAAAGGTATTCACCCGAATTATTCTGCAGTTACTGTAACTTGCTCTTGCGGTAACGTGATCAAAACCCATTCTACCGTGGGTCGTGACCTGAACCTGGACGTTTGTGGCGAATGCCACCCGTTCTACACCGGTAAACAACGTGATGTTGCAACTGGTGGCCGTGTTGACCGCTTCAACAAGCGTTTCTCCGTACCAGGCACTAAAAAATAA
- a CDS encoding type II toxin-antitoxin system HicB family antitoxin, with product MFYPIAIEAGDDTHAYGVTVPDLPGCFSAGDTLDDAIANAKEAITGHIELLVEMGQDIPTVSTVGQLAKGSEYAGYTWAVVDIDVTRLMGGSEKINVTLPKSLIDRIDRCVASNPEFKSRSGFLAQAALERISSSR from the coding sequence ATGTTTTATCCCATTGCAATTGAAGCAGGCGACGATACTCACGCATACGGCGTAACAGTACCAGATTTACCGGGCTGTTTTTCTGCAGGCGATACGCTAGACGATGCTATCGCGAATGCTAAAGAAGCGATTACCGGACATATCGAGCTACTGGTTGAGATGGGTCAGGATATTCCCACCGTATCAACAGTAGGTCAGCTGGCAAAAGGGTCTGAGTATGCAGGATACACGTGGGCGGTTGTTGATATTGATGTAACTCGTTTAATGGGTGGCTCAGAAAAAATTAACGTTACATTGCCCAAATCGCTGATTGACCGCATTGATCGTTGCGTGGCGAGTAATCCAGAATTTAAAAGTCGTTCGGGTTTTCTTGCACAGGCGGCATTAGAGCGAATTTCGTCTTCCCGATGA
- a CDS encoding type II toxin-antitoxin system HicA family toxin — MDSRTLIAEIKADGWELIRVNGSHHHFMHPSKPGLVTIPHPKKDLPIGTVKSIRKQAGI; from the coding sequence ATGGATAGCAGGACGTTAATCGCAGAAATCAAGGCCGATGGGTGGGAGCTGATAAGAGTGAACGGAAGCCACCACCATTTTATGCACCCCAGCAAACCGGGATTAGTCACAATCCCCCACCCCAAGAAGGATTTACCAATAGGTACGGTAAAAAGCATCAGGAAACAGGCAGGAATATGA
- a CDS encoding iron ABC transporter permease — protein MSPTSSRYAATFVVALLILAGLMLVNIATGSTTIPLTQVASVLGLSSADVSPMASRIILELRIPRSLLAALCGAGLAMVGAFLQTATRNDLADPFLFGLSAGASAGAVAVITRFGEQLGDWVLPMAAFCGGILSAVAVTVLFLLQQARGAERLIICGLAISFLFGALTNYLVFSGDQRAASSILFWSLGGLGLARWDTLPFAVFSVLLLFGLTALRWRALDALLAGGQTAASMGVNLSRVRVEIFICCAFATSLLVALTGVIGFIGLMIPHLARPLSGVLHKRLLPMTAVLGAILLCGGDWLSRQLLAPQELPIGIITAGLGGVFVLGMLVKRQQG, from the coding sequence GTGAGCCCAACATCTTCACGTTATGCCGCAACCTTTGTCGTTGCGCTGCTGATATTGGCAGGGCTGATGCTGGTAAATATTGCGACTGGCAGTACGACGATTCCCCTTACTCAGGTCGCCAGCGTCTTAGGGTTATCATCGGCGGATGTCTCACCGATGGCATCACGCATCATTTTGGAACTTCGCATTCCCCGTAGCCTGCTGGCGGCGCTGTGCGGCGCGGGGTTAGCGATGGTCGGGGCTTTTTTGCAAACGGCAACCCGTAACGATCTGGCTGACCCTTTTCTGTTTGGCCTGTCTGCCGGCGCCTCGGCGGGGGCGGTCGCGGTCATCACCCGCTTTGGTGAGCAACTCGGTGACTGGGTGCTGCCGATGGCGGCTTTCTGTGGCGGTATTTTATCGGCCGTCGCCGTGACCGTGCTGTTCCTGCTGCAACAGGCGCGCGGTGCAGAACGCCTGATCATTTGCGGATTGGCGATCTCGTTTCTGTTCGGCGCACTGACGAACTATCTGGTGTTTTCCGGCGATCAGCGGGCCGCCAGCTCGATTCTTTTCTGGTCGCTGGGTGGACTGGGCCTTGCCCGTTGGGACACGTTACCTTTTGCGGTGTTCAGCGTTCTGCTGCTATTCGGTCTCACCGCCCTACGCTGGCGCGCGCTTGATGCTCTGCTAGCGGGCGGACAAACCGCGGCCTCAATGGGGGTTAACCTGTCTCGCGTACGGGTGGAAATTTTCATCTGCTGCGCTTTTGCCACCTCGCTACTGGTCGCGCTGACCGGCGTGATCGGTTTTATCGGCCTGATGATTCCCCATCTGGCCCGCCCGCTGAGCGGCGTGCTACACAAGAGGCTTCTGCCAATGACAGCCGTGCTGGGTGCGATACTGCTGTGCGGCGGCGATTGGCTCAGCCGACAGCTACTAGCACCACAGGAATTGCCCATCGGGATTATTACGGCGGGGTTAGGCGGCGTCTTCGTTCTGGGGATGCTGGTAAAACGTCAGCAGGGATAA
- a CDS encoding ABC transporter substrate-binding protein: MKITLLSGLLALTSYWAHASDFPVTVDSCGQPLTFTQPPQRAVIHDLNMTEMAFALGLQKSIVGLTGITGWYKAPPDFIKQQGTIPELAAKYPTLENLLAIHPDFFFAGWNYGMKVGGEVTPQSLKKYGIQTLVLSESCVFTEPQQQRPRASMDLLYGDMLKLGKIFGKQELAQKQIDDWKQHIAALQTRIGDRPKQTVFLYDSGDDKPFTSGKFAMPTAIIEAAGGKNVMDDMATSWASTSWENVAAREPDFIILLDYQTGNGADALRRFLESHPLMKFTPAVQQHRYLKLQYAELTPGPANIAAVDKLARALYPDAFQ, encoded by the coding sequence ATGAAAATAACACTTCTGTCTGGACTGCTGGCATTGACGTCGTACTGGGCGCACGCCTCAGATTTTCCGGTCACAGTCGACAGCTGTGGGCAACCGCTAACCTTCACCCAGCCACCGCAGCGCGCGGTTATTCATGACCTGAACATGACGGAAATGGCATTTGCGCTTGGGCTGCAAAAAAGTATTGTCGGGCTGACCGGTATCACCGGCTGGTATAAAGCGCCCCCTGACTTTATCAAGCAGCAGGGTACGATCCCTGAACTGGCAGCAAAATACCCGACGTTGGAAAACCTGCTGGCCATACACCCGGATTTCTTCTTTGCAGGGTGGAACTATGGCATGAAAGTCGGTGGTGAAGTCACGCCGCAATCGCTGAAAAAATACGGCATTCAGACGCTGGTGCTCAGCGAAAGCTGCGTTTTCACCGAACCGCAGCAGCAGCGTCCGAGAGCCAGCATGGATCTGCTCTACGGCGACATGCTGAAACTGGGGAAGATCTTCGGTAAGCAGGAGCTAGCTCAGAAGCAGATTGACGATTGGAAACAGCACATTGCCGCCCTGCAAACCCGTATTGGCGATCGGCCAAAACAGACGGTTTTCCTGTATGACTCTGGCGACGATAAGCCGTTTACCAGCGGGAAATTTGCCATGCCAACTGCCATCATTGAGGCTGCGGGCGGCAAGAACGTGATGGACGATATGGCCACGAGCTGGGCCTCAACATCGTGGGAAAACGTGGCGGCGCGCGAGCCTGACTTTATTATTTTGCTGGATTACCAGACGGGCAACGGCGCAGATGCGTTAAGACGTTTTCTGGAATCACATCCGCTGATGAAATTTACCCCAGCCGTACAACAGCATCGCTATCTGAAGCTGCAATATGCGGAGCTCACGCCGGGGCCAGCGAATATCGCTGCAGTCGATAAACTGGCGCGCGCACTCTACCCGGATGCCTTTCAGTGA
- a CDS encoding ABC transporter ATP-binding protein yields MTEPLSTRPVLLQLHHVSVADANRAPRLSNISLSMQAGERLALIGPNGSGKSTLLRVLTSELGTTTGYIHLNGQPLNSLSRHERAKRIAILAQNDTPDLRLRVAEYVALGRIPHHGFSTPAYDRQLIEEALDDTGLLPLRHRLLGTLSGGERQRAALARAFAQTPQLLLLDEPTNHLDPLARAQLLSLVRKRGISTLAVLHDLPLITPFADRVAVLQQGTLLRWGTPAHALSADCVKSVFGMESFTVSHPINGSPIRIFEAPELH; encoded by the coding sequence ATGACAGAGCCCCTCTCTACCAGACCCGTGCTGCTACAGCTGCACCATGTTTCCGTTGCCGACGCCAATCGCGCACCGAGGCTCAGTAATATTTCGCTGTCCATGCAGGCGGGTGAACGTTTAGCGCTGATTGGGCCCAACGGCAGCGGCAAATCCACGCTGCTACGCGTGTTAACCAGCGAACTCGGCACGACGACGGGGTACATTCATCTGAACGGTCAGCCGCTGAATAGCCTGAGCCGTCATGAGCGAGCAAAACGGATCGCGATTCTGGCGCAGAACGATACACCGGATCTACGTCTGCGGGTCGCGGAGTATGTCGCTTTAGGACGGATTCCCCATCACGGATTCAGCACGCCTGCGTACGATCGCCAACTCATCGAAGAAGCACTGGACGATACCGGGTTATTACCGCTACGCCACCGTCTGCTGGGCACGCTCTCCGGTGGGGAGCGCCAACGCGCCGCGCTGGCGCGCGCCTTTGCGCAAACGCCGCAGCTCCTGCTACTGGATGAACCAACGAACCACCTCGATCCGTTAGCGCGTGCACAACTGCTGTCTCTGGTACGGAAACGCGGCATTTCAACGCTAGCAGTGCTGCACGACCTGCCCCTCATCACGCCCTTTGCCGATCGCGTCGCCGTTTTACAACAGGGAACCCTACTCCGCTGGGGAACGCCTGCACACGCGCTGAGCGCCGACTGTGTGAAATCCGTCTTTGGGATGGAGAGTTTTACGGTATCGCACCCGATAAACGGTTCGCCCATTCGCATCTTTGAAGCCCCTGAATTGCACTAA
- the metJ gene encoding met regulon transcriptional regulator MetJ, with the protein MAEWNGEYVSPYAEHGKKSEQVKKITVSIPLKVLKILTDERTRRQVNNLRHATNSELLCEAFLHAFTGQPLPNDEDLRKERSDEIPEAAKIIMREMGIDPDTWEY; encoded by the coding sequence ATGGCTGAGTGGAACGGCGAGTATGTCAGCCCTTACGCTGAACACGGTAAAAAAAGCGAGCAAGTCAAGAAGATAACAGTATCTATCCCTCTGAAAGTATTAAAGATACTGACTGACGAACGCACGCGTCGTCAGGTGAACAACCTGCGCCACGCCACCAACAGCGAACTGCTGTGCGAAGCGTTTCTGCACGCGTTCACGGGTCAACCGTTACCGAATGACGAAGACCTGCGTAAAGAACGCAGCGATGAAATTCCTGAAGCAGCGAAAATCATCATGCGTGAAATGGGTATCGACCCGGATACGTGGGAATACTGA
- the metB gene encoding cystathionine gamma-synthase, with translation MTRKQATIAVRSGLNDDEQYGCVVPPIHLSSTYNFTGFNQPRAHDYSRRGNPTRDVVQRALAELEGGAGAVMTSSGMSAIMLVCTVFLRPGDLLVAPHDCYGGSYRLFDSLNKRGAFRVKFVDQSDTAALNAALAEKPKLVLVESPSNPLLRVVDIAAICQAACEAGAVSVVDNTFLSPALQKPLELGADLVVHSCTKYLNGHSDVVAGAVIAKDADTITELAWWANNIGVTGAAFDSYLLLRGLRTLAPRMAAAQRNAQQIVEFLQTQPLVKALYHPSLPNNPGHDIARRQQSGFGAMLSFELDGDEDTLRRFLASLELFTLAESLGGVESLISHAATMTHAGMAPEARAAAGISETLLRISTGIEDGDDLVADLDRAFQAAAKR, from the coding sequence ATGACGCGTAAACAGGCAACGATCGCAGTCCGCAGTGGGTTAAATGATGATGAACAGTATGGCTGCGTCGTCCCCCCCATTCACCTTTCCAGCACGTATAATTTTACCGGATTCAACCAGCCACGCGCACACGACTATTCGCGTCGCGGTAACCCTACGCGTGATGTGGTACAGCGTGCGCTTGCTGAACTGGAAGGCGGCGCAGGTGCGGTAATGACGAGTAGCGGAATGTCGGCGATTATGCTGGTTTGCACGGTGTTCCTGCGTCCTGGCGATTTGCTGGTGGCGCCGCATGATTGCTACGGCGGCAGCTATCGCCTGTTTGACAGCCTGAACAAGCGCGGCGCGTTTCGCGTCAAATTTGTCGATCAAAGTGATACCGCTGCACTCAACGCGGCGCTGGCAGAAAAGCCGAAGCTGGTGCTGGTGGAAAGCCCGAGCAATCCGCTGCTGCGTGTCGTGGATATTGCCGCGATTTGTCAGGCTGCGTGTGAAGCGGGTGCGGTTAGCGTGGTAGATAACACTTTCCTGAGCCCGGCGTTGCAGAAGCCGCTGGAGCTGGGTGCCGATTTGGTGGTGCATTCGTGCACCAAGTACCTGAATGGCCACTCTGATGTGGTGGCGGGTGCGGTAATCGCCAAAGATGCCGATACCATTACTGAATTGGCCTGGTGGGCGAACAATATCGGTGTCACAGGCGCGGCGTTTGACAGCTATCTCTTGCTGCGCGGCCTGCGTACTCTGGCGCCGCGTATGGCGGCCGCGCAGCGTAATGCACAACAAATCGTTGAATTCTTACAGACGCAGCCGCTGGTGAAGGCGTTGTATCATCCTTCACTGCCAAATAATCCCGGTCATGATATTGCCCGCCGTCAACAATCTGGCTTTGGCGCTATGCTAAGTTTTGAGCTGGATGGTGATGAAGATACCCTGCGGCGTTTTCTGGCTTCGCTGGAGCTGTTCACGCTGGCGGAATCGCTGGGCGGGGTTGAAAGTCTCATTTCTCATGCGGCAACGATGACGCATGCCGGTATGGCGCCAGAAGCGCGTGCCGCGGCGGGTATATCTGAAACATTACTGCGTATTTCCACCGGCATTGAAGACGGCGATGATCTGGTTGCCGATCTGGATCGTGCGTTTCAAGCCGCAGCCAAGAGGTAA